One region of Tumebacillus amylolyticus genomic DNA includes:
- a CDS encoding sodium:solute symporter family protein: MTGNATALSVTASIVLVVVLIGFLAGKNKSSRSSVEEWSVGGRRFGTLLVWFLVGADLYTAYTFLALTSQSYTVGSLAFFAIPYSILAYSVAYFFLPKLWKVAKTYQYTTLADYAKGRFDSKLLSSLVAIVGVLMLIPYIDLQLSGIQNTLQIAGSGIVNVKVVVIISFLLVALYTFFSGIKGPTYTAIIKDILIWVVMLFLVVSLPMIHFGSWGSMVDTLTQKAPKMLTIPTSGPKSYAWFITASFVSALALFMWAHAATGVFTSKSADALRKNTILLPVYNIVLILVIFLGIVAKLVLPAGTDAKFALLELVRTSYGGGMQGIVYATIALASLIPCSIMAIGASNLFANNIYRDLINPNVAPKKLTMVTRSMVFVVIGLALVCGLLFPTALVSLQLLGVSGMVQIFPAIVFSLFWRSQTREATISGLVVGLIVTFTVYATNSAHGIYEGFWGLAANFVVVSVLNPFFVRKRQENQVTEFLFGEQEAKTGGTLLEEAM, encoded by the coding sequence ATGACAGGCAACGCAACCGCTTTATCCGTTACGGCCAGTATCGTGTTGGTCGTGGTCCTGATCGGGTTCCTCGCGGGGAAAAACAAATCGTCCCGCAGCTCCGTCGAGGAATGGTCGGTCGGCGGCCGACGTTTTGGCACGCTCTTGGTCTGGTTCTTGGTCGGGGCCGACTTGTACACGGCGTATACGTTCCTCGCGCTGACTTCGCAGTCCTACACGGTGGGGTCGCTGGCTTTCTTTGCGATTCCGTACTCGATCTTGGCGTACTCCGTCGCGTACTTCTTCCTCCCGAAACTGTGGAAAGTCGCGAAAACCTACCAATACACCACCCTCGCCGACTACGCGAAGGGACGGTTTGACTCGAAACTCCTCTCGTCGCTGGTCGCCATCGTCGGCGTGCTGATGCTCATCCCGTACATCGACCTGCAACTGAGCGGCATTCAAAATACGTTGCAAATCGCCGGCTCCGGCATCGTCAACGTGAAAGTCGTCGTCATCATTTCGTTCCTTCTCGTCGCTCTCTACACGTTCTTCAGCGGCATCAAAGGCCCGACGTATACCGCGATCATCAAAGACATCCTGATCTGGGTCGTCATGCTGTTCCTCGTCGTCTCGCTCCCGATGATTCACTTCGGCAGTTGGGGCTCGATGGTGGACACGCTGACCCAAAAAGCGCCGAAGATGCTCACCATCCCCACCTCCGGCCCGAAAAGTTACGCGTGGTTCATCACCGCATCGTTCGTCTCGGCGCTCGCGCTGTTCATGTGGGCGCATGCGGCGACCGGGGTGTTCACGTCAAAAAGTGCGGATGCCCTGCGCAAGAACACGATCTTGCTCCCCGTGTACAACATCGTGCTGATCCTCGTGATTTTCCTCGGCATCGTCGCGAAACTTGTTCTGCCTGCGGGGACGGATGCGAAGTTTGCGTTGCTTGAACTCGTTCGCACCTCGTATGGAGGCGGGATGCAAGGCATCGTGTATGCGACGATTGCGCTGGCATCGTTGATTCCGTGCTCGATCATGGCAATCGGGGCTTCGAATCTGTTCGCGAACAACATCTACCGCGACTTGATCAACCCGAACGTCGCACCGAAAAAACTCACGATGGTCACCCGCTCGATGGTCTTCGTCGTCATCGGGTTGGCGTTGGTCTGCGGCCTGCTGTTCCCGACGGCGCTGGTGTCTCTGCAATTGCTCGGGGTTTCCGGCATGGTGCAAATCTTCCCGGCGATCGTGTTCTCGCTGTTCTGGAGATCGCAAACCCGTGAAGCGACGATCTCCGGTCTGGTCGTCGGACTCATTGTCACCTTCACCGTCTACGCAACCAACTCGGCCCACGGCATCTACGAAGGCTTCTGGGGGCTGGCGGCGAACTTCGTCGTGGTCTCCGTGCTCAACCCGTTCTTCGTGAGGAAACGTCAAGAGAACCAAGTGACGGAGTTCCTTTTTGGAGAGCAAGAAGCAAAAACCGGTGGCACTTTACTAGAAGAGGCCATGTAA
- a CDS encoding sensor histidine kinase, with translation MTKRPATRYFTVARVLASIGIMMSASAAAFIMGYFLTKWGFAATGAQWPDFARQLLNWFVGSLLMVAAILVFNLFARPKQIEFWGEINGALKRIAKGDFNIVLDREEKFQGQLRDFVDTLNHMAHELKQMETLRQELISNVSHEIQSPLTSIRGFANTLQNDDLSPEDRRHYLSIIETESTRLSKLSDNLLKLTSLESEHQPFEPTPYRLDIQLRNVILACEPQWLEKDLELELDLPETTVVADEELMGQVWTNLIHNAIKFTPPHGSLQLVLEKTESGIRVSITDTGIGISPEDQLRIFERFYKGDKSRTRSITGGGSGLGLAIVKKIIDLHAGSVRVRSQAGVGSTFEVQLPKLPSES, from the coding sequence ATGACCAAACGACCGGCCACGAGATATTTTACTGTTGCCAGAGTGTTGGCGAGCATCGGGATCATGATGTCCGCCAGCGCTGCGGCGTTTATTATGGGGTATTTTTTGACGAAGTGGGGGTTCGCTGCGACGGGAGCCCAATGGCCGGACTTTGCCAGGCAGTTGCTCAACTGGTTCGTGGGCTCTCTGCTGATGGTGGCGGCGATTCTCGTTTTTAACCTCTTCGCCCGCCCGAAGCAGATCGAATTCTGGGGCGAGATCAACGGCGCGTTGAAGCGGATCGCCAAGGGCGACTTCAACATCGTCCTCGACCGCGAAGAGAAGTTCCAAGGGCAGTTGCGCGACTTCGTCGATACGCTCAACCACATGGCACACGAGTTGAAGCAGATGGAAACGCTGCGCCAAGAGCTGATCTCCAACGTCTCACACGAAATTCAATCTCCGCTGACCTCGATTCGCGGGTTCGCCAACACGTTGCAAAACGACGACCTCAGCCCCGAGGACCGTCGGCATTACCTCTCGATCATCGAGACGGAGAGCACGCGGCTCTCCAAACTCAGCGACAACCTCTTGAAGCTGACCTCTCTCGAATCGGAGCACCAGCCCTTCGAACCAACGCCCTACCGACTCGACATCCAACTGCGCAACGTCATCCTCGCCTGCGAACCGCAATGGCTGGAAAAAGACTTGGAGTTGGAGCTGGACCTGCCCGAAACGACGGTCGTCGCCGACGAAGAGCTGATGGGACAAGTCTGGACGAACCTGATCCACAACGCGATCAAGTTCACCCCTCCGCACGGCAGTTTGCAACTCGTACTTGAAAAAACGGAGTCCGGCATCCGCGTCTCCATCACCGACACCGGCATCGGAATCTCCCCCGAAGACCAACTCCGCATCTTCGAACGCTTTTACAAGGGAGACAAGTCCCGTACCCGATCCATCACCGGCGGCGGCAGCGGACTGGGACTCGCCATCGTGAAAAAAATCATCGACCTTCACGCAGGCTCCGTTCGTGTGCGAAGCCAAGCGGGTGTGGGATCAACTTTTGAAGTACAGCTTCCAAAACTTCCTTCCGAGTCGTAA
- a CDS encoding response regulator transcription factor has protein sequence MAYVLVVDDDPHIRELVRVILQKEGLGVREAADGREALQLMESTPSDMVILDIMMPNMDGWTLCRELRNLYDIPLLMLTAKGETVDKVRGFDLGTDDYLVKPFDPPELIARVKALLKRYRIAASQQVAIAELLIDRQTYEVKVQGQPVTLPPKEFDLLFTMGSHLGRTLARDQLIESVWGYDFDGNERTLDVHINRLRERFSDWGVSLRISTIRGLGYRLEIVA, from the coding sequence ATGGCCTATGTACTGGTGGTGGACGACGATCCCCACATTCGAGAGCTCGTTCGAGTGATTTTGCAAAAAGAGGGCCTCGGCGTCCGCGAAGCCGCCGACGGGAGAGAGGCTCTGCAACTGATGGAGTCCACCCCGTCAGACATGGTCATCCTCGACATCATGATGCCGAACATGGACGGTTGGACGCTGTGCAGAGAATTGCGCAATCTCTACGACATCCCGCTTCTGATGCTGACGGCGAAGGGCGAGACGGTCGATAAGGTGCGAGGGTTCGATCTGGGGACGGACGACTACTTGGTGAAGCCCTTCGACCCGCCCGAGCTGATCGCCCGGGTCAAAGCACTCCTCAAACGCTACCGGATCGCCGCTTCTCAGCAGGTCGCGATTGCAGAACTTCTGATCGACCGGCAGACGTACGAAGTGAAAGTTCAGGGTCAACCCGTGACGTTGCCCCCCAAGGAATTCGATCTGCTCTTCACGATGGGCAGTCATCTCGGACGGACGCTGGCACGGGACCAATTGATCGAGTCGGTCTGGGGCTATGACTTTGACGGAAATGAACGGACGCTCGACGTTCACATCAACCGCCTGCGCGAACGGTTTTCAGACTGGGGCGTGTCACTTAGGATCAGCACGATTCGCGGGTTGGGGTATCGCTTGGAGATCGTTGCATGA
- a CDS encoding DoxX family protein — protein sequence MAALGLLIIRLVIGLTFVGHGAQKLFGWFGGTGVSETGQWLESIGIKPGGKIWAVVAGACELIGGLLFAAGWMTPLGAALITIIMIDAIITVHGRNGYWLTNNGFEYNFVLIAVTIGVAFIGPGRYVLFSP from the coding sequence ATGGCGGCACTTGGACTTTTGATCATTCGGTTGGTGATCGGACTGACCTTCGTCGGGCACGGAGCCCAAAAGTTATTCGGCTGGTTCGGGGGCACAGGCGTGAGTGAGACCGGGCAGTGGTTGGAATCGATCGGGATCAAACCCGGCGGCAAGATCTGGGCGGTCGTCGCAGGCGCCTGCGAACTCATCGGCGGCCTGCTGTTCGCCGCGGGCTGGATGACGCCGCTCGGGGCGGCACTGATTACGATCATCATGATCGACGCCATCATCACCGTCCACGGACGAAACGGATACTGGCTGACCAACAACGGTTTCGAATACAACTTCGTCCTCATCGCCGTCACGATCGGCGTCGCCTTCATCGGACCGGGGAGGTATGTGCTGTTCAGCCCTTGA
- a CDS encoding DsbA family oxidoreductase produces the protein MTLKIQVYSDYVUPFCFLAEVPLQKAIAGKDVEVEWMPFELRPYPNETLLVEGDYLQRAWAQSVYPMAERFGLKMVLPRVSPQPHTHLAFEGFQFVKEHGKANEYNHRLFEAFFQEEQDIGSVEVLTKLAGEIGLDEKAFREALETRTYKEVHQKALHHAYHEANIQVVPTIKIGNTVLEGVRGQAALEGIIDEELANTKQKSPGDGMACGIDGC, from the coding sequence ATGACGTTGAAAATTCAGGTGTACTCGGACTATGTCTGACCGTTCTGCTTCTTAGCGGAGGTTCCGCTACAAAAAGCAATCGCAGGCAAGGACGTCGAAGTCGAATGGATGCCGTTTGAATTGCGGCCGTATCCCAATGAAACGTTGCTTGTCGAGGGCGACTATCTCCAGCGAGCGTGGGCGCAATCGGTCTATCCGATGGCGGAGCGCTTCGGGCTGAAAATGGTCCTGCCCCGCGTCTCCCCGCAACCGCATACCCATCTGGCGTTTGAAGGGTTCCAGTTCGTGAAGGAACACGGCAAAGCAAATGAATACAACCACCGCCTGTTCGAGGCGTTCTTCCAAGAGGAGCAGGACATCGGAAGCGTCGAAGTCCTCACCAAACTGGCAGGCGAAATCGGCTTGGACGAAAAAGCCTTCCGAGAAGCCCTCGAAACGCGAACATACAAAGAAGTTCATCAAAAAGCGCTCCACCACGCCTACCACGAAGCCAACATCCAAGTCGTGCCGACGATCAAAATCGGCAACACCGTCCTCGAAGGGGTCCGTGGTCAAGCCGCACTCGAAGGCATCATCGACGAAGAACTCGCCAACACCAAACAAAAGTCCCCAGGCGACGGCATGGCCTGTGGGATTGACGGCTGTTGA
- a CDS encoding NADH-dependent flavin oxidoreductase, whose amino-acid sequence MKEQFKPLFENFALRSGITLKNRIVLAPMTNFSSNPDGTVTKEEVAYYARRSNGVGAVITACTYVTPNGKGFHGEFGADTDDLIQSLNELATAIKQRGAKVILQIFHGGRACPPELVPNGETVSASDVAPNAEGAKQPRPLTEPEIHEIIDAFGEATRRAIEAGYDGVEIHGANGYLIHQFFSPHTNRRDDQWGGSLENRMRFPLAVTAAVKKAVAEHAKQPFIVGYRFSPEEQEEDGFTMADTFELVNALADQELDYLHVSLMDFWSRPRRGADESKTRYEWIVDRVGDRVPVMGVGSIHTAEDAQKALASGAPLLAIGRELIVDPDWVEKIQEGRESEIITTLTKNDQDRVLVPDPLWQAIINSPGWFPVVD is encoded by the coding sequence ATGAAGGAACAATTCAAACCGCTTTTTGAAAACTTCGCACTTCGCTCCGGCATCACGCTGAAAAACCGCATCGTGTTGGCACCGATGACGAATTTCTCTTCGAACCCGGACGGCACCGTCACCAAGGAAGAAGTGGCGTACTACGCGCGTCGCTCGAACGGCGTCGGCGCTGTCATCACCGCTTGCACTTACGTTACACCCAACGGCAAGGGTTTCCACGGCGAATTCGGCGCAGACACCGATGACCTGATCCAGAGCCTCAACGAATTGGCGACCGCCATCAAGCAACGCGGTGCCAAAGTCATCCTGCAGATCTTCCACGGAGGCCGTGCCTGCCCGCCGGAGCTCGTCCCGAACGGCGAGACCGTTTCGGCAAGCGACGTGGCACCGAACGCCGAAGGTGCCAAGCAGCCTCGTCCGCTGACCGAACCTGAAATTCACGAGATCATCGACGCGTTCGGTGAGGCGACCCGCCGTGCGATTGAAGCGGGCTACGACGGCGTGGAAATTCACGGAGCGAACGGCTACCTGATTCACCAATTCTTCTCCCCGCATACGAACCGCCGCGACGACCAATGGGGCGGAAGTCTCGAAAACCGTATGCGTTTCCCGCTCGCCGTCACCGCAGCTGTGAAAAAAGCGGTCGCCGAACACGCGAAGCAACCGTTCATCGTCGGCTACCGTTTCTCCCCGGAAGAGCAAGAGGAGGACGGTTTCACCATGGCGGACACCTTCGAACTGGTGAACGCACTGGCCGACCAAGAACTGGACTACCTCCACGTCTCGCTCATGGACTTCTGGTCCCGTCCGAGACGCGGGGCCGATGAGTCCAAGACCCGCTACGAGTGGATCGTGGACCGCGTCGGAGATCGCGTGCCGGTCATGGGCGTCGGATCGATTCATACTGCCGAGGACGCACAAAAAGCGCTGGCTTCCGGCGCTCCGCTGCTCGCCATCGGCCGTGAACTGATCGTCGACCCGGACTGGGTGGAGAAAATTCAAGAGGGTCGCGAATCGGAAATTATCACCACCCTCACGAAAAACGACCAAGACCGCGTGCTCGTCCCCGACCCGCTCTGGCAAGCCATCATCAACTCGCCGGGCTGGTTCCCTGTAGTAGACTAA
- a CDS encoding DUF3311 domain-containing protein, with protein sequence MNKISPKILIASLALLPFVAQLLVLPWVNRIDPVILGLPFLQFWLFLWIVLSPLCTYSIYRIQKAQGRFEG encoded by the coding sequence ATGAACAAAATCTCTCCGAAAATTCTCATTGCCAGTCTGGCACTCTTGCCGTTCGTTGCGCAGTTGCTCGTTTTGCCGTGGGTGAATCGCATCGATCCGGTCATTCTGGGGCTTCCGTTCTTGCAGTTTTGGCTGTTCCTATGGATTGTGCTGAGCCCGCTCTGCACGTACAGCATCTACCGGATTCAGAAAGCGCAAGGGAGGTTCGAAGGATGA